Proteins from one Amycolatopsis benzoatilytica AK 16/65 genomic window:
- a CDS encoding CaiB/BaiF CoA transferase family protein → MHASLPLAGFTVVSLEQAVAAPLATRTLADLGARVIKIERTVIGDFAREYDHVVHGTGAHFVWLNRGKESLAVDVKTAEGQDVVRRLIARADVFVQNLAPGAAARLGLDSAALRAGHPKLVAIDLSGYGSGGPREQRKAYDMLVQAEAGLIGITGTPETPVKTGIPTSDIASGMYCAQAALAALLRRERTGEGATIEVSMLEATVEWMGYALYSQMYSGRQPARMGLSHASIAPYDAYPTRDGQMLIGVQNDSGWRTLATEVLDAPRLAEDPRFATNVLRVANRAACDSAVAAETVKWSTVDLDERLAAAGIPAAQVKQVADVVADPQLQARGRWRKVETEHATVDALLPPVTFADVEARMGDVPALGSHTRSLLAEAGVDVQDFLRRGIAFAP, encoded by the coding sequence ATGCACGCCTCCTTGCCGCTGGCCGGCTTCACCGTCGTCTCGCTGGAACAAGCTGTCGCCGCTCCGCTGGCCACCCGCACCCTGGCCGATCTCGGCGCTCGCGTGATCAAAATCGAACGCACCGTGATCGGCGACTTCGCCCGCGAGTACGACCATGTCGTGCACGGCACTGGCGCGCACTTCGTATGGCTGAACCGGGGCAAGGAATCCCTGGCTGTCGATGTGAAAACCGCGGAGGGCCAGGACGTCGTGCGCCGGCTGATCGCGCGGGCGGACGTGTTCGTGCAGAACCTGGCTCCCGGAGCGGCGGCCCGGCTCGGCCTCGATTCGGCCGCGCTGCGGGCCGGACATCCGAAGCTGGTCGCGATCGACCTGTCCGGCTACGGCTCCGGCGGCCCGCGCGAGCAGCGGAAAGCCTACGACATGCTGGTGCAGGCGGAAGCCGGCCTGATCGGCATCACCGGGACGCCGGAGACTCCGGTCAAGACCGGGATTCCAACCTCGGACATCGCGTCCGGGATGTACTGCGCGCAGGCGGCGCTCGCCGCGCTGCTCCGGCGGGAGCGGACCGGGGAAGGCGCGACGATCGAGGTGTCGATGCTGGAAGCCACGGTGGAGTGGATGGGGTATGCGCTCTACAGCCAGATGTATTCCGGGCGGCAGCCGGCGCGGATGGGGCTGAGCCACGCGTCGATCGCGCCGTATGACGCGTATCCGACGCGGGACGGGCAGATGCTGATCGGGGTGCAGAACGACAGCGGATGGCGGACGTTGGCCACTGAGGTGCTGGACGCGCCGCGGCTGGCGGAGGATCCGCGGTTCGCCACGAACGTGCTGCGGGTGGCGAACCGGGCGGCCTGTGACTCTGCGGTCGCCGCTGAGACGGTCAAATGGTCCACTGTGGACTTGGACGAGCGGCTCGCGGCGGCGGGAATCCCCGCCGCACAGGTGAAGCAGGTGGCGGACGTGGTGGCGGATCCGCAGCTGCAGGCCCGGGGCCGGTGGCGCAAGGTGGAGACCGAACATGCCACGGTGGACGCGTTGCTGCCGCCGGTCACGTTCGCGGACGTCGAGGCGCGGATGGGGGACGTGCCCGCGCTGGGCTCTCATACGCGGTCGTTGCTGGCCGAGGCCGGAGTGGACGTGCAGGACTTCTTGCGGCGCGGTATCGCCTTCGCACCGTGA
- a CDS encoding FtsX-like permease family protein, with the protein MRAWGATPWTRAPRTGWRQPAVVVAAIAAAVLVALPAAAVALFLSSAGNATLSDQMDRACQWSVGAQWSGGLAMTSSAPAMPGAPPTPVGKPLEDARIAAARQYAHGVPRLSDVQSTLLATAKVDPVKPGDAHPEQSALWLVSQDGFQQHLQTLEGGKGPGIWLSSQFAAARGLHAGDQVVVHGGWAPRTGAPPDGPVRTIPVAAVYRDLRELPDRPYWCHLQPLYRPSPLTERPVYPLAFVSRADLFGLTPPDGGLSSYLEASVDRDGLTTADAPAVVAGLDRVRARTAASPLFQQNARMEFSSSLGGIADRADQVVSSLAATVVPIGVAGSLTGLVISVTVGSFWVERRRAELAVLSARGAGPAALAGKALLELGSIALAGSIGGWFAARGLVSALGPSPLVTPGALGFSVLGAAVSFLATLAGIGGSVVLRTRALFDARTSRIRHLPWEILPLVAAAVCYFALGDGVQAGVGQAGSVARIPPRLIVVPLLLVLGLAMLATRLVRLFLPRIRAVRRERAVAFLAWRRLASAPSAAAVLVGATAVPVALSIFATMVTGSVERTLGDEGQLVVGSDVVVRLTGPARVPPSLAGQATLVDRYDSAFLGSKTVNVVGADPATFGSAAFWDDDFRGPALPDLLARMSGEGAVGLLAGVPEASEHTTLSLAGQQLPLTVVTVAQLPGKSAGFPELVLRKDILAKFAGENVHHELWVRGDPAEVLPELGKAGVPAGTVSRATDVTAHGVYGGITYTFAFLTAVSALVGAVVLVGLLLYLNARSRARRGAYVLLRRMGISSGAHWRALAYEVGGLLAAGFALGLGFAAVGVSVTYQGYDLDPETPPDTVLPIPWWPSGRLLLAAAAVALLVTYAAQRAAARALPSEVLRDTV; encoded by the coding sequence ATGCGAGCGTGGGGGGCGACGCCGTGGACGCGGGCGCCGAGAACTGGATGGCGGCAACCAGCAGTCGTGGTGGCGGCGATCGCGGCGGCGGTACTCGTCGCGCTGCCGGCCGCGGCAGTGGCGCTGTTCCTGTCTTCAGCGGGTAATGCGACGTTGAGCGATCAGATGGACCGCGCCTGTCAGTGGTCGGTGGGCGCGCAGTGGTCCGGCGGGCTGGCGATGACCTCGTCGGCGCCCGCGATGCCGGGTGCGCCGCCGACACCGGTCGGCAAGCCGCTCGAAGACGCCCGGATCGCCGCTGCCCGGCAGTACGCCCACGGCGTGCCGCGATTGTCGGACGTCCAGTCCACGCTCCTCGCCACCGCGAAGGTCGACCCGGTCAAACCGGGTGACGCGCATCCGGAGCAGTCCGCACTGTGGCTGGTCAGCCAGGACGGCTTCCAGCAGCACCTGCAAACGCTCGAAGGCGGCAAGGGACCGGGAATCTGGCTGTCCAGCCAGTTCGCCGCCGCGCGCGGCCTGCACGCCGGCGACCAGGTGGTGGTGCACGGCGGCTGGGCGCCGCGCACCGGAGCGCCGCCGGACGGCCCGGTCCGGACCATTCCGGTCGCGGCGGTGTACCGGGACCTGCGCGAACTGCCGGACCGGCCGTACTGGTGCCACCTCCAGCCGCTGTACCGGCCCAGCCCGCTGACCGAACGGCCGGTCTACCCGCTGGCGTTCGTGTCGCGTGCCGACCTGTTCGGGCTCACCCCGCCGGACGGCGGCCTGAGCAGCTACTTGGAGGCCTCGGTCGACCGGGACGGGCTGACCACCGCGGACGCGCCGGCGGTCGTCGCCGGACTGGACCGGGTCCGTGCGCGGACCGCCGCCAGCCCGCTGTTTCAGCAGAACGCCCGGATGGAGTTCAGCTCCTCGCTGGGCGGCATCGCCGACCGGGCGGACCAGGTGGTGTCGTCACTGGCCGCCACAGTGGTGCCGATCGGCGTCGCCGGATCGCTGACCGGGCTGGTCATCTCGGTCACGGTGGGCTCGTTCTGGGTGGAACGCCGCCGTGCCGAGCTGGCGGTGCTGTCCGCGCGCGGCGCGGGCCCGGCGGCGCTGGCCGGGAAAGCCTTGCTGGAGCTGGGATCCATTGCATTGGCGGGCAGCATCGGCGGCTGGTTCGCCGCCCGCGGGCTGGTGTCCGCGCTGGGGCCGAGCCCGCTGGTCACGCCGGGCGCGCTCGGGTTCTCCGTCCTCGGCGCGGCGGTCTCGTTCCTCGCCACGCTGGCCGGCATCGGCGGTTCGGTCGTCCTGCGCACCCGGGCGCTGTTCGACGCGCGCACCTCGCGGATCCGGCACCTGCCGTGGGAGATCCTGCCGCTCGTCGCCGCGGCGGTGTGCTATTTCGCGCTCGGCGACGGCGTGCAGGCCGGTGTCGGCCAGGCCGGTTCGGTCGCGCGGATCCCGCCGCGGCTGATCGTCGTGCCGCTGCTGCTGGTGCTCGGGCTGGCGATGCTGGCGACCCGGCTGGTACGGCTGTTCTTGCCCCGGATCCGGGCGGTGCGAAGGGAACGCGCGGTGGCGTTCCTCGCCTGGCGAAGGCTCGCGTCCGCCCCGTCCGCGGCGGCGGTGCTGGTCGGCGCGACCGCGGTGCCGGTGGCGCTCTCGATCTTCGCCACCATGGTGACCGGTTCGGTCGAACGGACGCTGGGCGACGAGGGCCAGCTCGTGGTCGGTTCGGACGTGGTGGTCCGGCTGACCGGGCCCGCGCGGGTGCCGCCGAGCCTGGCCGGGCAGGCGACCCTGGTGGACCGGTACGACTCGGCGTTCCTGGGCAGCAAGACCGTCAACGTGGTCGGCGCGGATCCGGCGACGTTCGGCTCGGCCGCCTTCTGGGACGACGATTTCCGCGGCCCGGCCCTGCCCGACCTGCTGGCGCGGATGTCCGGCGAAGGCGCGGTCGGTCTCCTCGCCGGAGTTCCGGAGGCGTCCGAGCACACCACGCTCAGCCTTGCCGGCCAGCAGCTGCCGCTCACCGTGGTGACCGTGGCGCAGCTGCCCGGGAAGAGCGCCGGGTTCCCGGAACTGGTGCTGCGCAAGGACATCCTCGCCAAGTTCGCCGGCGAGAACGTGCACCATGAGCTGTGGGTGCGTGGCGATCCGGCGGAAGTTCTGCCGGAGCTGGGCAAAGCGGGCGTCCCGGCCGGAACGGTCAGCCGCGCCACCGATGTCACCGCGCACGGGGTGTACGGCGGAATCACCTACACGTTCGCGTTCTTGACCGCGGTGTCCGCTTTGGTTGGCGCAGTCGTGCTAGTCGGACTCCTGCTCTATCTCAACGCGCGATCGCGAGCGCGGCGCGGCGCGTACGTGTTGCTGCGCCGGATGGGAATCAGTTCCGGTGCGCATTGGCGGGCGCTCGCGTACGAGGTAGGCGGCTTGCTGGCGGCCGGGTTCGCGCTCGGCCTCGGGTTCGCCGCGGTCGGGGTGTCGGTGACCTACCAAGGCTACGACCTCGATCCGGAGACCCCGCCGGACACGGTGCTGCCGATCCCTTGGTGGCCGAGCGGGCGGCTGCTGCTGGCGGCCGCGGCGGTCGCGCTCCTCGTCACTTACGCAGCCCAGCGGGCGGCTGCGCGGGCGCTGCCTTCGGAGGTGCTTCGTGACACAGTCTGA
- the catC gene encoding muconolactone Delta-isomerase has translation MLYHVRMDVRLPADLDPAVRDDLIAREKAYSQQLQRSGKWPHIWRIAGEYANFSVLDVACHDELHELLSALPLFPYMEIKVTPLARHPSKVD, from the coding sequence ATGCTTTACCACGTGCGGATGGACGTCCGCCTCCCCGCCGACCTGGACCCTGCTGTCCGCGACGACCTGATCGCCCGCGAGAAGGCCTACAGCCAGCAGCTGCAGCGCAGCGGGAAGTGGCCGCACATCTGGCGGATCGCCGGGGAGTACGCGAACTTCTCGGTGCTGGACGTCGCCTGCCACGACGAGCTGCACGAACTGTTGTCGGCGCTTCCGCTGTTCCCGTACATGGAGATCAAGGTGACCCCGCTGGCACGCCACCCGTCCAAAGTGGACTAA
- a CDS encoding ABC transporter ATP-binding protein has product MTQSDAAAVRGEGLTHSYRTAGRSLTALHEVTISAARGRITALVGPSGSGKSTLLRMLACLERPDEGRVEVGGTDVTALSARARRAIRRRRIGYVFQNPVDNLLDYLTVREHLELAARMRGIAPVGADLLDRLGLDHRAGHRPRQLSGGEQQRTALAFAAVGDPAAVLADEPTAQLDRASAHLVAEALRALAEAGQTVVVATHDPLLMAAADDTAELVDGRIR; this is encoded by the coding sequence GTGACACAGTCTGACGCTGCCGCGGTGCGCGGCGAAGGCTTGACGCACAGCTACCGCACTGCGGGGCGCTCGCTGACCGCTCTGCACGAGGTCACCATCAGCGCGGCGCGCGGCCGGATCACCGCGCTCGTCGGGCCGTCCGGGTCCGGGAAGTCGACGCTGCTGCGGATGCTGGCCTGCCTGGAACGGCCGGACGAGGGCCGCGTCGAGGTCGGCGGCACCGACGTCACCGCGTTGTCCGCTCGGGCCCGGCGGGCGATCCGGCGGCGGCGGATCGGTTACGTGTTCCAGAATCCGGTCGACAACCTGCTGGACTACCTGACCGTGCGGGAACATCTGGAGCTGGCCGCGAGGATGCGCGGCATCGCCCCGGTCGGCGCGGACCTGCTGGACCGGCTCGGCCTGGACCACCGCGCCGGGCACCGGCCGCGGCAGCTGTCCGGCGGCGAGCAGCAGCGGACCGCGCTGGCCTTCGCCGCGGTCGGCGATCCGGCCGCGGTGCTGGCGGACGAGCCGACCGCGCAGCTGGACCGGGCGTCGGCGCACCTGGTCGCGGAGGCGCTGCGGGCGCTCGCCGAAGCCGGTCAGACGGTAGTGGTCGCGACGCATGACCCGCTGCTGATGGCCGCGGCCGACGACACGGCGGAACTGGTGGACGGGAGGATCCGGTGA
- a CDS encoding mandelate racemase/muconate lactonizing enzyme family protein, with the protein MKITRVEAIPFAIPYRKPLRFASGEVRTAEHVLVRVHTDDGVVGVAEAPPRPFTYGETQAGIVAVLETVFAPQVVGLSLLERETVHARLGRTVGNPAAKSALDMAIWDALGQSLDVSVTELLGGYTDRMKVSHMLGFDEPAAMVAEAERIRDTYGITTFKVKVGRRPVSLDTDVVRALRTRFGGEVDLYVDGNRGWTAAESARAMKEMADLDLLFAEELCPADDVLGRRWLVSRLDIPFIADESAVTPADVTREILAGSATAISIKTARTGFTRSQRTHHLAEGLGLEVVMGNQIDGQIGSLCTVAFGSAYELTARRPGELSNFLDMTDDLLAEPLRIADGELAIRPGAGLGAALDPDKLRHYRQDA; encoded by the coding sequence ATGAAGATCACCCGGGTGGAGGCGATCCCGTTCGCCATCCCCTACCGCAAGCCGCTGCGCTTCGCCTCCGGCGAGGTGCGCACCGCCGAGCACGTGCTGGTCCGCGTGCACACCGACGACGGCGTCGTCGGCGTCGCCGAAGCGCCCCCGCGGCCGTTCACCTACGGCGAGACCCAGGCCGGCATCGTCGCGGTCCTGGAGACGGTGTTCGCGCCGCAAGTGGTCGGGCTGAGCCTGCTGGAGCGCGAGACAGTGCACGCCCGGCTCGGCCGCACCGTCGGCAACCCGGCCGCGAAGTCCGCTTTGGACATGGCGATCTGGGACGCGCTCGGGCAGAGCCTGGACGTGTCGGTGACCGAACTGCTCGGCGGGTACACCGACCGGATGAAGGTCTCGCACATGCTCGGCTTCGACGAACCGGCCGCGATGGTCGCCGAAGCGGAACGGATCCGCGACACCTACGGCATCACCACGTTCAAGGTGAAGGTCGGCCGCCGGCCGGTTTCGCTGGACACCGACGTGGTCCGCGCGCTGCGCACCCGATTCGGCGGCGAGGTCGACCTGTACGTGGACGGCAACCGCGGCTGGACCGCCGCGGAATCCGCCCGGGCGATGAAGGAAATGGCCGACCTCGACCTGCTGTTCGCCGAGGAGCTGTGCCCGGCCGACGACGTGCTCGGCCGCCGCTGGCTGGTGTCGCGTTTGGACATCCCGTTCATCGCCGACGAATCCGCGGTCACCCCGGCGGACGTGACCCGCGAGATCCTGGCCGGCTCGGCCACCGCGATCAGCATCAAGACCGCCCGCACCGGTTTCACCCGCTCGCAGCGCACCCACCACCTCGCGGAGGGACTCGGGCTGGAAGTGGTGATGGGCAACCAGATCGACGGCCAGATCGGTTCACTGTGCACTGTCGCGTTCGGATCGGCCTACGAGCTCACGGCACGCCGCCCTGGCGAGCTGTCCAACTTTCTCGACATGACCGACGACCTGCTCGCCGAACCGCTGCGCATCGCGGACGGCGAACTGGCCATCCGCCCCGGCGCCGGCCTCGGCGCCGCCCTCGACCCCGACAAGCTCCGGCACTACCGCCAGGACGCCTGA
- the catA gene encoding catechol 1,2-dioxygenase — MTATHSPTAAASGANATERFKSDKLAGVAGTPKERVSLLAREVLDAVHATIRKHKVTYDEYNALKSWLISVGEDGEWPLFLDVWVEHVVEEVATEHRKGNKGTIEGPYYVPDAPEQGANGTVPTRENEPGTALTWTGQVTSTDGSALGGAKVELWHADADGLYSQFAPDIPEWNLRGTFTTGADGTFEIHTVRPAPYQIPTDGACGKLIAAAGWHAWRPAHLHVKVSAPGHELLTAQLYFPGDQHNDDDIASAVKPELVLDPKPAASGSGETVEYSFVLDPA; from the coding sequence ATGACCGCCACCCATTCCCCCACCGCCGCCGCGTCCGGAGCCAACGCCACCGAACGGTTCAAGAGCGACAAGCTGGCCGGTGTCGCGGGCACCCCGAAGGAGCGGGTCAGCCTGCTCGCCCGCGAGGTGCTCGACGCCGTGCACGCGACCATCCGCAAGCACAAGGTGACCTACGACGAGTACAACGCGCTGAAGTCGTGGCTGATCAGCGTCGGCGAGGACGGCGAATGGCCGCTGTTCCTCGACGTCTGGGTCGAGCACGTGGTCGAAGAGGTCGCCACCGAGCACCGCAAGGGCAACAAGGGCACCATCGAAGGCCCGTACTACGTGCCCGACGCCCCCGAGCAGGGCGCGAACGGCACCGTCCCGACCCGGGAGAACGAGCCGGGCACCGCGCTCACCTGGACCGGCCAGGTCACCTCGACCGACGGCAGCGCGCTGGGCGGGGCGAAGGTCGAGCTGTGGCACGCGGACGCGGACGGGCTGTACTCGCAGTTCGCACCGGACATCCCGGAGTGGAACCTGCGCGGCACCTTCACCACCGGAGCCGACGGCACGTTCGAGATCCACACCGTGCGGCCCGCGCCGTATCAGATCCCGACCGACGGCGCCTGCGGCAAGCTGATCGCCGCGGCCGGCTGGCACGCGTGGCGTCCGGCGCACCTGCACGTCAAGGTGTCCGCGCCGGGCCACGAACTGCTCACCGCGCAGCTGTACTTCCCGGGCGACCAGCACAACGACGACGACATCGCCTCCGCGGTGAAGCCGGAACTGGTGCTCGACCCGAAGCCGGCCGCCTCCGGCTCCGGCGAGACCGTCGAGTACAGCTTCGTGCTCGACCCGGCGTGA
- a CDS encoding NPP1 family protein encodes MRKLPIVTAAVGAAMLLPVPAAYADPPHNLPQNANGYEQSYSPAYDYDGDGCYATPAIGPDGTLAPGLNTTGAVNGNCRDQSDLDNSQTYSRSTCNHGWCAVVYASYFEKDQAVAGSGLGGHRHDWEHVISWIDQAAGQVEYVTTTQHSSQVTYPRSKVSFDGSHPKVVYHKDGPGTHFFRLADAHDEPPENHYHDWRYPPLVGWDGWPSTGLRDRLMGADFGAATIKISDGRYQDLLERSKPAGIPFDPRG; translated from the coding sequence ATGAGGAAACTCCCGATCGTGACAGCGGCAGTCGGCGCGGCGATGCTGCTTCCGGTGCCGGCGGCCTACGCCGACCCGCCGCACAACCTGCCGCAGAACGCCAATGGATACGAGCAGTCCTACTCGCCGGCCTACGACTACGACGGCGACGGCTGCTACGCCACCCCGGCGATCGGGCCGGACGGCACGCTGGCCCCGGGGCTGAACACCACCGGCGCGGTCAACGGCAACTGCCGCGACCAGTCTGACCTGGACAATTCGCAGACCTACTCCCGGTCGACGTGCAACCACGGCTGGTGCGCGGTGGTCTACGCGAGCTATTTCGAGAAGGACCAGGCGGTCGCGGGCAGCGGGCTGGGCGGTCACCGGCACGACTGGGAGCACGTGATCTCGTGGATCGACCAGGCGGCCGGCCAGGTCGAATACGTGACGACCACGCAGCACTCGTCGCAGGTCACCTACCCGCGTTCGAAGGTCAGCTTCGACGGGTCGCATCCGAAGGTCGTCTACCACAAGGACGGACCGGGGACGCACTTCTTCCGGCTGGCCGACGCGCACGACGAGCCGCCGGAGAACCACTACCACGACTGGCGTTATCCGCCGCTGGTCGGCTGGGACGGCTGGCCCTCGACCGGCCTGCGCGACCGGCTGATGGGTGCCGACTTCGGCGCGGCGACGATCAAGATCAGCGACGGGCGCTACCAGGACCTGCTGGAGCGGTCGAAGCCGGCTGGGATCCCGTTCGATCCGCGCGGCTGA
- a CDS encoding ABC transporter ATP-binding protein — translation MSALLSVSDVSRSHGGMPVLRHTSLDLSAGELVALTGPSGSGKSTLLMIAGGWDRPDSGTVEVRPPMPELPVSEQPWHALAFVPQSISLFEELTVAENLAFAARTAAEPPDHRKLLETLDLAKLADRLPSEISRGEQQRAAVARVLASGPLVLLADEPTSHQDRAHAEMVLTALRRAADRGTAVLVASHDPLLSEHADRVVPIGGA, via the coding sequence GTGAGCGCGCTGCTGAGCGTTTCGGACGTGAGCCGGTCGCACGGCGGGATGCCGGTGCTCCGGCACACCAGCCTGGACCTGTCGGCGGGCGAACTGGTCGCGCTGACCGGCCCGTCCGGCTCAGGCAAGAGCACCCTGCTGATGATCGCGGGCGGCTGGGACCGGCCGGACAGCGGTACGGTCGAGGTCCGCCCGCCGATGCCGGAGCTGCCGGTCTCGGAACAGCCGTGGCACGCGCTGGCGTTCGTGCCGCAGTCGATTTCGCTCTTCGAAGAGCTGACGGTGGCGGAGAACCTGGCGTTCGCCGCGCGGACCGCGGCGGAGCCGCCGGACCACCGGAAGCTGCTGGAAACGCTGGATCTGGCGAAACTTGCCGATCGGCTGCCGAGCGAGATTTCACGCGGTGAACAGCAGCGGGCGGCGGTGGCGCGAGTGCTGGCTTCGGGGCCGCTGGTGCTGCTGGCCGACGAACCGACGTCGCACCAGGACCGGGCGCACGCCGAGATGGTGCTGACCGCGCTCCGGCGAGCAGCGGACCGCGGAACGGCCGTGCTGGTGGCGTCCCACGATCCGCTGCTCTCCGAGCACGCGGACCGGGTGGTGCCGATCGGCGGGGCTTAG